A portion of the Bactrocera neohumeralis isolate Rockhampton chromosome 2, APGP_CSIRO_Bneo_wtdbg2-racon-allhic-juicebox.fasta_v2, whole genome shotgun sequence genome contains these proteins:
- the LOC126751546 gene encoding vacuolar protein sorting-associated protein 72 homolog — protein MAATRSRRSNAGNKIAKLLNEEEEDEFYKTSYGGFQDEEEDKEYVQKEEEEDVVDSDFSIDENDEPVSDTEDAPEKKRKRGGVNTKAYKEPKPAVKKDVAPTPKRKPGKIVRRPRPKFTVIDSGRKSIRASTAIKTQATKIRLKEMDDARKKKRRVRRVDDYMPTQEELLEEAKITEEENKKSLEKFQKMELEKKKTRPTKRVYTGPMIRYHSMTMPVVRKPTRLATGVGDVADTSAKCERTFITLENDLNDKVFQSVFKPKRLNNNSGYLCPITKLPARYFDPVTQQPYYSMQVFKILREAYYLQLEERGNADNPDVAKWLEWRKIVKENRAKAAANKLNPST, from the exons ATGGCTGCAACTCGTTCACGCCGATCCAATGCCGGCAATAAAATAGCGAAACTTTTGAACGAGGAGGAGGAAGATGAATTCTATAAGACATCCTACGGTGGCTTTCAGGATGAAGAGGAAGACAAAGAATATGT TCAAAAAGAAGAGGAGGAAGATGTGGTGGACTCCGATTTTAGTATTGATGAAAATGATGAACCCGTATCTGATACAGAAGATGCCCCGGAGAAGAAGCGCAAACGCGGCGGTGTTAACACAAAAGCTTacaaa GAACCCAAACCAGCGGTTAAAAAAGATGTGGCTCCAACGCCGAAAAGAAAACCAGGAAAAATAGTTAGAAGACCGCGACCTAAGTTCACTGTTATAGATTCGGGTCGAAAATCTATACGCGCTTCAACTGCTATTAAAACACAAGCAACCAAAATACGTTTGAAGGAAATGGATGATGCACGCAAGAAAAAGCGACGTGTGAGAAGGGTAGACGATTACATGCCTACACAGGAGGAATTGCTTGAAGAAGCAAAAATAACTGaagaggaaaataaaaaatcactgG AGAAGTTTCAAAAAATGGAGCTAGAGAAGAAAAAGACACGCCCCACAAAACGTGTATACACTGGTCCAATGATACGCTATCACTCCATGACCATGCCCGTAGTGCGTAAGCCTACTAGGCTCGCAACTGGCGTTGGCGATGTCGCAGATACATCTGCGAAGTGTGAACGCACTTTTATAACACTCGAAAACGATCTTAATGACAAGGTGTTTCAGTCCGTTTTCAAACCGAAACGTTTGAATAATAATTCCGGTTATTTGTGCCCGATCACTAA atTACCAGCGCGCTACTTTGACCCCGTCACCCAACAACCGTATTACAGCATGCaagtttttaagattttacgTGAAGCCTATTATTTGCAACTGGAAGAGCGCGGTAATGCAGATAACCCCGATGTGGCCAAATGGTTGGAATGGCGCAAGATTGTGAAAGAAAATCGCGCCAAAGCGGCTGCTAACAAATTGAATCCGAGCACGTAA
- the LOC126759763 gene encoding uncharacterized protein LOC126759763, translated as MATGTQKAVRLLKCFCGCSEMTEDEVRRIYRLSTQDTLNDPRAAKIFRKFLEQDRCGDKGEIENYLDIYELCNNYLKETCLTYDQLTALVEMELKYYLEKKLNLYIMMLEEKQKPDIHIHEVERDLKRIQADYRSEIEASDEYKNYKQAILNKLKRWT; from the exons ATGGCAACTGGTACACAGAAG GCTGTACGGCTGCTGAAATGCTTTTGTGGTTGCTCGGAAATGACGGAGGATGAAGTCCGACGTATTTATCGCTTAAGTACACAAGATACTTTAAATGATCCCCGGGCCGCAAAGATTTTCCGCAAGTTCTTAGAACAGGATCGTTGTGGAGATAAAGGAGAAATCGAAAATTACTTGGACATTTATGAATTATGCAATAACTATTTAAAGGAGACTTGTCTAACATATGATCAATTAACTGCCCTCGTCGAAATGGAATTAAAGTACTATTTagagaagaaattaaatttgtacATAATGATGctggaagaaaaacaaaagcctGATATACACATACATGAAGTAGAACGTGATTTgaagcgcattcaagcagatTATCGTAGCGAAATCGAAGCCAGCgatgagtataaaaattacaaacaagcgatattaaataaattgaagcgATGGACTTGA
- the LOC126759749 gene encoding E3 ubiquitin-protein ligase RING1 isoform X1 — protein MTSMEPAQNKTWDLSLYELQRNPQEIITDNTEIAVSPRSLHSELMCPICLDMLKKTMTTKECLHRFCSDCIITALRSGNKECPTCRKKLVSKRSLRPDPNFDLLISKIYPSREEYEAIQEKVMAKFNQTQSQQALVNSINEGIKLQSQNRPQRFRAKGCGGRNGGGNGNGNHNSANANNSNNESATNGNDSDNRESGNAPQPTAAAPSTHSSTSAAAASASGSSASTSRMQHDDGGSNPPSMRSTPSPVPSNSSSSKPKRAMSVLTSERSEESESDSQMDCRTEGDSNIDTEGEGTAELGINDEIELVFKPHPTEMAGDNQLMKALKENCIRYIKTTANATVDHLSQYLAMRLTLDLGAELPEAYRMLNFCIYIAPQPQQLVILNGNQTLHQVNDKFWKVSKVNKPMEMYYSWKKS, from the exons ATGACATCAATGGAACCAGCACAGAATAAAACATGGGATTTATCTTTGTACGAACTGCAACGCAATCCGCAGGAAATCATCACTGACAACACTGAGATTGCAGTCTCTCCTAGAAGTCTGCACAGCGAATTGATGTGTCCTATTTGTTTGGATATGCTAAAAAAGACAATGACAACAAAGGAGTGTTTACATCGTTTCTGTTCAGATTGTATTATCACCGCTTTGCGGTCGGGCAACAAAGAATGTCCCACTTGCCGCAAAAAACTTGTCTCAAAGCGTTCACTGCGGCCAGACCCAAATTTCGATCTTCTAATATCGAAAATTTATCCCAGTCGTGAAGAGTATGAAGCCATACAAGAAAAGGTCATGGCGAAATTTAACCAAACTCAATCTCAGCAAGCATTAGTTAACTCCATAAATGAAGGCATTAAATTGCAATCGCAAAATCGACCACAACGTTTTCGTGCCAAAGGCTGTGGTGGCCGTAATGGCGGCGGTAATGGCAATGGAAATCATAATTCTGCCAATGCGAATAACTCGAATAATGAAAGTGCTACAAATGGCAATGATAGTGATAACAGGGAAAGTGGAAATGCACCACAACCTACAGCAGCTGCACCTTCAACACATTCCAGCACTTCGGCGGCAGCCGCATCAGCGTCTGGCAGTAGTGCCAGCACTAGTCGAATGCAACATGATGACGGTGGCTCTAATCCACCGTCTATGCGTAGTACACCATCACCGGTACCGTCGAACTCGAGCAGTTCGAAACCGAAACGAGCAATGTCTGTACTGACATCGGAAAGATCTGAGGAGTCGGAATCTGATTCACAGATGGATTGTCGCACCGAGGGCGACTCCAATATTGATACAGAGGGTGAAGGTACCGCTGAGCTTGGCATAAATGATGAAATAGAATTGGTATTTAAACCACATCCGACTGAAATGGCTGGTGATAATCAGCTAATGAAAGCTTTAAAAGAAAACTGCATACGCTATATAAAAACCACAGCCAACGCTACAg TGGATCATTTGAGCCAGTATTTAGCCATGCGTCTGACTCTGGACTTGGGCGCAGAACTTCCAGAAGCCTATCGTATgctgaatttttgtatttacatagcTCCGCAACCCCAGCAACTGGTCATATTGAATGGTAATCAGACGTTACATCAAGTAAATGACAAGTTCTGGAAGGTATCGAAA GTTAATAAACCAATGGAGATGTACTACTCATGGAAGAAATCCTAA
- the LOC126759749 gene encoding E3 ubiquitin-protein ligase RING1 isoform X2, producing the protein MTSMEPAQNKTWDLSLYELQRNPQEIITDNTEIAVSPRSLHSELMCPICLDMLKKTMTTKECLHRFCSDCIITALRSGNKECPTCRKKLVSKRSLRPDPNFDLLISKIYPSREEYEAIQEKVMAKFNQTQSQQALVNSINEGIKLQSQNRPQRFRAKGCGGRNGGGNGNGNHNSANANNSNNESATNGNDSDNRESGNAPQPTAAAPSTHSSTSAAAASASGSSASTSRMQHDDGGSNPPSMRSTPSPVPSNSSSSKPKRAMSVLTSERSEESESDSQMDCRTEGDSNIDTEGEGTAELGINDEIELVFKPHPTEMAGDNQLMKALKENCIRYIKTTANATVDHLSQYLAMRLTLDLGAELPEAYRMLNFCIYIAPQPQQLVILNGNQTLHQVNDKFWKVNKPMEMYYSWKKS; encoded by the exons ATGACATCAATGGAACCAGCACAGAATAAAACATGGGATTTATCTTTGTACGAACTGCAACGCAATCCGCAGGAAATCATCACTGACAACACTGAGATTGCAGTCTCTCCTAGAAGTCTGCACAGCGAATTGATGTGTCCTATTTGTTTGGATATGCTAAAAAAGACAATGACAACAAAGGAGTGTTTACATCGTTTCTGTTCAGATTGTATTATCACCGCTTTGCGGTCGGGCAACAAAGAATGTCCCACTTGCCGCAAAAAACTTGTCTCAAAGCGTTCACTGCGGCCAGACCCAAATTTCGATCTTCTAATATCGAAAATTTATCCCAGTCGTGAAGAGTATGAAGCCATACAAGAAAAGGTCATGGCGAAATTTAACCAAACTCAATCTCAGCAAGCATTAGTTAACTCCATAAATGAAGGCATTAAATTGCAATCGCAAAATCGACCACAACGTTTTCGTGCCAAAGGCTGTGGTGGCCGTAATGGCGGCGGTAATGGCAATGGAAATCATAATTCTGCCAATGCGAATAACTCGAATAATGAAAGTGCTACAAATGGCAATGATAGTGATAACAGGGAAAGTGGAAATGCACCACAACCTACAGCAGCTGCACCTTCAACACATTCCAGCACTTCGGCGGCAGCCGCATCAGCGTCTGGCAGTAGTGCCAGCACTAGTCGAATGCAACATGATGACGGTGGCTCTAATCCACCGTCTATGCGTAGTACACCATCACCGGTACCGTCGAACTCGAGCAGTTCGAAACCGAAACGAGCAATGTCTGTACTGACATCGGAAAGATCTGAGGAGTCGGAATCTGATTCACAGATGGATTGTCGCACCGAGGGCGACTCCAATATTGATACAGAGGGTGAAGGTACCGCTGAGCTTGGCATAAATGATGAAATAGAATTGGTATTTAAACCACATCCGACTGAAATGGCTGGTGATAATCAGCTAATGAAAGCTTTAAAAGAAAACTGCATACGCTATATAAAAACCACAGCCAACGCTACAg TGGATCATTTGAGCCAGTATTTAGCCATGCGTCTGACTCTGGACTTGGGCGCAGAACTTCCAGAAGCCTATCGTATgctgaatttttgtatttacatagcTCCGCAACCCCAGCAACTGGTCATATTGAATGGTAATCAGACGTTACATCAAGTAAATGACAAGTTCTGGAAG GTTAATAAACCAATGGAGATGTACTACTCATGGAAGAAATCCTAA